Proteins from a single region of Microtus ochrogaster isolate Prairie Vole_2 linkage group LG5, MicOch1.0, whole genome shotgun sequence:
- the Ccdc107 gene encoding coiled-coil domain-containing protein 107 isoform X1 yields MAGPGPVSSVLGLLLVSALFGVLGERPSPDLGAHPEHRSQVGPGATEPRRRPPPKDQRERARAGALPLGALYTAAIVAFVLYKCLQQGTDEAAILQEEKNKKKSLQAEQQLVQLTQQLAQTEQHLNNLMTQLDPLFERVTTLVGTQRELLSVKLKTVHQLLQDRKPDTGVQVPEASIPFPEDLGKEDQQEAGNSQTCKGPTNWNPDSWNLAPSWEVEQGLRRRWRKTVTKDPAMKGGQPLKGQ; encoded by the exons ATGGCGGGCCCGGGCCCCGTGTCGAGTGTGCTGGGGCTGCTGCTTGTGTCTGCGCTGTTTGGGGTCCTGGGAGAGCGCCCCAGCCCCGATCTGGGGGCACACCCAG AACACCGCTCCCAGGTCGGTCCTGGGGCCACCGAACCCCGGCGGCGGCCGCCACCCAAGGACCAGCGCGAGCGGGCCCGGGCCGGAGCGCTGCCTTTGGGGGCGCTGTACACCGCTGCCATCGTGGCTTTTGTGCTGTACAAGTGTTTACAG CAGGGCACGGATGAGGCTGCCATTctccaagaggaaaaaaacaagaagaaatcctTGCAGGCAG AGCAACAGCTGGTGCAGTTGACACAACAGCTGGCCCAGACAGAACAGCATCTCAACAACCTCATGACCCAGCTGGACCCCCTTTTTGAGCG GGTGACTACGCTGGTTGGAACCCAGCGGGAACTCCTCAGCGTGAAGCTCAAGACCGTCCACCAGCTCCTCCAAGACCGCAAGCCTGACACGGGTGTACAAGTTCCAG AGGCCAGCATACCCTTTCCTGAGGACTTGGGGAAAGAGGACCAACAAGAAGCTGGGAACAGTCAGACCTGCAAGGGGCCCACAAACTGGAACCCAGATTCATGGAACCTAGCTCCTTCCTGGGAGGTGGAGCAGGGACTGAGACGAAGATGGCGCAAGACTGTCACAAAGGACCCAGCAATGAAGGGGGGGCAGCCACTGAAGGGTCAGTAA
- the Ccdc107 gene encoding coiled-coil domain-containing protein 107 isoform X2, translating to MAGPGPVSSVLGLLLVSALFGVLGERPSPDLGAHPEHRSQVGPGATEPRRRPPPKDQRERARAGALPLGALYTAAIVAFVLYKCLQGTDEAAILQEEKNKKKSLQAEQQLVQLTQQLAQTEQHLNNLMTQLDPLFERVTTLVGTQRELLSVKLKTVHQLLQDRKPDTGVQVPEASIPFPEDLGKEDQQEAGNSQTCKGPTNWNPDSWNLAPSWEVEQGLRRRWRKTVTKDPAMKGGQPLKGQ from the exons ATGGCGGGCCCGGGCCCCGTGTCGAGTGTGCTGGGGCTGCTGCTTGTGTCTGCGCTGTTTGGGGTCCTGGGAGAGCGCCCCAGCCCCGATCTGGGGGCACACCCAG AACACCGCTCCCAGGTCGGTCCTGGGGCCACCGAACCCCGGCGGCGGCCGCCACCCAAGGACCAGCGCGAGCGGGCCCGGGCCGGAGCGCTGCCTTTGGGGGCGCTGTACACCGCTGCCATCGTGGCTTTTGTGCTGTACAAGTGTTTACAG GGCACGGATGAGGCTGCCATTctccaagaggaaaaaaacaagaagaaatcctTGCAGGCAG AGCAACAGCTGGTGCAGTTGACACAACAGCTGGCCCAGACAGAACAGCATCTCAACAACCTCATGACCCAGCTGGACCCCCTTTTTGAGCG GGTGACTACGCTGGTTGGAACCCAGCGGGAACTCCTCAGCGTGAAGCTCAAGACCGTCCACCAGCTCCTCCAAGACCGCAAGCCTGACACGGGTGTACAAGTTCCAG AGGCCAGCATACCCTTTCCTGAGGACTTGGGGAAAGAGGACCAACAAGAAGCTGGGAACAGTCAGACCTGCAAGGGGCCCACAAACTGGAACCCAGATTCATGGAACCTAGCTCCTTCCTGGGAGGTGGAGCAGGGACTGAGACGAAGATGGCGCAAGACTGTCACAAAGGACCCAGCAATGAAGGGGGGGCAGCCACTGAAGGGTCAGTAA
- the Arhgef39 gene encoding rho guanine nucleotide exchange factor 39 — MESPGSTAHCPVRQQRARWERKRVCTARELLETERRYQEQLGLVATYFLGILKAKGTLRPPERQALFGNWERIYAASLELLPYLEEGHWGPGLEGFCSHLELYTQFAANAESSQAILQAQLKKNKRFRRFVRLQEGRPEFRGLQLQDLLPLPVQRLQQYENLVVALAENTVPNSPDYQQLTRAARLVSETAQRVHAIGQSQKNDQHLLRVQALLSGRKAKGLTSGRWFLRQGWLLVVPPTGEPRPRMFFLFSDVLLMAKPRPPLHLLKSGTFVCRALYPMSQCQLNRVFGHSGGTCGGLLSLSFPHEKLLLMSTDHEELSRWYHSLTVAIRSQKS; from the exons ATGGAGAGCCCAGGCTCCACCGCGCACTGCCCGGTGCGACAGCAGCGTGCTCGTTGGGAACGGAAACGTGTCTGCACCGCTCGGGAGCTGCTGGAGACCGAGCGGCGCTACCAAGAACAACTGGGCCTTGTGGCCACG TACTTCCTGGGGATCCTGAAAGCCAAGGGGACACTACGACCACCAGAGCGCCAGGCCCTGTTTGGGAACTGGGAGCGTATCTATGCCGCCAGCCT AGAGCTGCTTCCCTACTTGGAAGAAGGGCACTGGGGGCCGGGGCTAGAGGGCTTCTGCTCCCACCTGGAGCTCTACACCCAGTTTGCTGCCAATGCCGAGAGTTCTCAGGCCATCCTTCAG GCGCAGCTGAAGAAGAATAAACGTTTTCGGAGGTTCGTGCGGCTTCAGGAAGGCCGCCCTGAATTTAGGGGTCTTCAACTCCAGGACCTGCTCCCTCTGCCTGTGCAGCGGCTCCAGCA GTACGAGAATCTCGTCGTGGCCTTGGCGGAAAACACAGTTCCCAACAGCCCTGACTACCAACAGCTCACAC GGGCTGCCCGCCTGGTGAGTGAGACCGCCCAGAGAGTCCATGCCATTGGCCAGAGCCAGAAGAATGACCAGCACCTCCTCCGTGTCCAGGCTCTACTCAGTGGACGCAAGGCAAAAGGGCTTACCTCAG GGCGATGGTTCCTGCGACAGGGCTGGCTTTTAGTGGTGCCTCCCACCGGGGAGCCCCGGCCCCGcatgttcttcctcttctctgatgTGCTCCTCATGGCCAAGCCTCGACCCCCACTGCACCTGCTGAAAAGTGGCACCTTTGTCTGCAGGGCCCTGTACCCTATGTCCCAGTGTCAACTTAACAGGGTCTTTGGCCATTCGGGAGGAACTTGTGGTGGTCTGCTCAGT CTGTCCTTCCCCCATGAGAAGCTACTGCTCATGTCCACTGACCACGAGGAGCTGTCACGATGGTACCACAGCCTGACCGTGGCCATCAG aagtcagaagagctAG